Below is a window of Sus scrofa isolate TJ Tabasco breed Duroc chromosome 3, Sscrofa11.1, whole genome shotgun sequence DNA.
gctgcagccacgctggatcttctaaccccactgcgctgggctggggattgaacccacacctctgcagagaccgaagccactacagtcagatttttaacccactgtaccacagcggaaactcctgcTAGATGCTATTTTTACATCCcagtttacagaggaggaaactgagacagggAATCAGTAACTTGAGAAAGGTCACTtggctggtaagtggcagagccgggATGTGAATCCGGGCAGCCTGTGTGCCCAGCCTGCCTTCCTGCCCATGTCTCTGTcttgggaagaggggaagggtaTGAGGCTGACTCCTATGGCCTGGAAGCGCCCCCTTGgcccccccccggccccctgTGCTGGACCCCTGGGTCCtgagccccctgcccctgcccccgccccccaggaccATTGACACCCTCATCGTCGACGTCTACCCGGTGCTCGACACGCCCGCCAAGCAGGTCCTTTGGCAGTTCATCTACCAGCTGCTGACTTACGAGGAGCAGGAGCTCTGCCAGGAGAAAATCGCCTGCTTCCTGGGCTACACGGCCATGACCGGTGAGCGGCCTCGCCCCCTGCCCAGCCACCGGCTGaggagaccccccccccgcctgtCCCACCCACAGACCCGCCCACTGACCCTGGTCCTCAGACCAGATCCCGCAGTTTGTTGGAGAGGGTTGAGGGTTTGCGTTCAGGGCGCGGGCTGGGCAGCAGATGCCCTGACCGGGAACCTTCCAGCTCACCCCACAAGCCCCCATGGGCAGCAGTGCCTGGCTGTTGAGACCTTGGAATCCTGGGGTCCTAGGCTCTCATCTTGAGAAAGGGCCCTGGGGGGTGTGGCCACCTCTGCCAGGCCTCCCGCGTCAGGCTTGCACCAGCCCCTGCTCCCCTTGTGCCCGGCGCCCGGTTTCTCACCCCAGGCTTCCCGCTGGCCAGCCGTCCTAGAGCCACGCGGGGCGGGGGCTCCCTGATCgctgccctccccctcccggcATCGGGCTGAGAGATAAGGGGCCCACCTCCCTTCGTGTCCCACAGCAGAGCCGGAGCCCGAACTGGACCtggagccggagccggagccggtGCCCGAGCCCCAGCCGCGGAGCTCCCTGAGGGCCTCCTCCATGTGCCGCCGCAGCCTGCGGTCCCAGGGCCTGGAGGCCAGCCTCGGCTGTGGTGAGGCCCTGACCGAAAGgctggagggggcgggagggtgAGAGCAgggctcagttttcccatctgcgAAATGGACTTGGTGAGGAGAGAAATCCCCCGGGGGTGGGCTGAGCGGTGGCCCCCAAGTTTGCAgggctttctccttcctctgggcCAGGGGCCTGAGCCTTTGAGCTCAGCGGCAGTCACTAGAGCCCCCCTCCTGATTCCCGCAGGTCCCAGCGACTGCCCGGACATGCCCCTTCCTCTGATCCCAGGCGAGCGCCAGGCGGGCGACGGCACATCCCTCCCCGAGACCCCCAACCCCAAGATGGTGAGACTTTCTCTCTgtcttgcttttggtgtcactggggggctgggagtggggatcCCTATTGCTGGGGCAGATCCCCGCCTTCCAGGCCACCAGGCCTGGCCTCCGAGGCTGTGTCAGGGCCCTGTGGGGACGGTGAGGCAGGCTGGACTcatccctgcctcctctccccaaaGATGTCGGCTGTCTATGCAGAGCTGGAGTCCCGACTGAGCAGCAGCTTCAAAGGGAAGATGGGGACAACCTCCAGATCCCGAGCCTCCCCGCCGGTGCCCAGCACGGCGGGCACAGCAGGTAGGGCTCACCAGCCGGGGCTCCTGAGGGCAGCACTGACCTCTGGCCTCCTGTCTGGGCATTCCCCACCTCCAGGCATACCCCTGGAACCCTCCTTTTTGCTCCCAGCCCATGGGCCTTAATGGTGGGGAACCCCAGCAGCCTCCACGGCTAGGGACCATCAAGGTCAGGttgtcctgccccctccccatgtcCCCTGTGATGTCATCAGTGCTGTGGATTTAGAAAAGCAGAGGTCCGCCTCCACAGAAGTCCCCAAGTTAGTACGTAGTTGTTGGATAAACTGTCAAGTGCATGCCTTGCTCTGTGAATGGCACAGCTGGGAAGATGGTTGCTCTCAGACACACATGACGATTTCTCTGCCATTTAGAAGCCAGCTGGGTGATGCTCCCAAGAGCCAAGAGTCTGCTGGGTGTGGAAGGTGCCCTGTGACCTTTGGTCTGGGGTCTGGAAACCCCTCACCCTTGATTTGTGTTCACAGGGTCCCGTGTGGGACCCTGGTAGCCTTTCCAAGATGAGCTGGGGTCTGCCTGTCCTGGGGCTGAGCAGGGCTTGCACCTGCTCACTCTGGCCTTCGGACACCCTGGGGAGGCAGAGACACCCAGAGTCTTACTTCGCTGTGTCCAGAGCGGAAAAGAAAGGTGCCCGGGGACCCAGAGCCAACCTGCCCCGGGCCCCCGCCAGCCTACAGCTGGACCCAGGCACTGCCTGAGGAGGGGGCCTCATGCTCCGCCCTCTCCCCCCAGGGCCCAGGAACCTGTCCAGCGTCTCATGGCCCAGTGAGCagctcctgccctccccctgctACTACCCGCTGTGCTCAGAGGGCCTGGCCTCCCCCAGCAGCTCCGAGTCCCACCCCTACGCCAGCCTGGACAGCAGCAGGGCGCCCTCCCCACAGCCGGGCCCCGGGCCTGTCTGCTCCGACAGCCCCCCGAGCCCAGACCCTGGCCGCCCTCCCAGCCGCAGGAAGCTCTTCACCTTCTCCCGCCCGGTGCGGAGCCGGGATACTGACCGCTTCCTGGACGCGCTGAGTGAGCAGCTGGGCCCCCGGGTCACCATCGTGGACGATTTTCTGAGCCCCGAGAATGACTACGAAGAGGTGGGCGTGCCGGCAGGGCGGAGGGCGTGGGGGCCTACGCGAGGCCTGCCGCCCTGCGTGTCTGCCCTGggctccccctcccagccccagtcCATCCTGGGACCTGTCCCAGGATCCCCCACCGCCTGGCCTGAGCTCTCCCACCCTTGGCTCTCCTCCCCCAGGCCACCCCGTACGCCCTGTCTCAAGGTTCCCCCCTGCTCCCGCCCCAGGCTgtcccctcttccccaccctgCATTCGGtctccctggcccctggcccccctCACCTTGCTCTGTCTGCACAGATGAGCTTCCATGACGACCAGGGCAGCTTTGTCACCAACGAGAGGAGCAGTGCCAGCGAGTGTATCAGCAGCAGCGAAGAAGGCAGCTCCCTGACCTACTCCTCCATCTCCGACcacatccccccgcccccgctcagcccccacccccccacccctgcccttccaTGACCCCAAGCCCAGCTCCCGCACCCCCGACGGCCCCCGGGGCCCCGCTCCGACGCTGGCCAAGCCCCTCACCCAGCTCAGTCACCCAGTCCCTCCAccgcccccaccacccctgcccccacctgtcccctgtgCACCCCCCATGCTGTCCCGGGGCCTGGGCCACCGCCGCAGTGAGACCAGCCACATGAGCGTCAAGCGCCTGCGGTGGGAGCAGGTGGAGAACTCAGAAGGCACCATCTGGGGTCAGGTAGGTGACCTGGGGACTGGGAGTGCTGCGCACTGGGGAAATGGCTTGGGCAGCAGCGGCGAGGAGCAAACCCATCTGCAGGCCTCTTCCAACTTCAGCTCCCATCCTTTGGTCCTCCCCGTCCCGGGCAGAGGATGAATGAAGGCCCGGCCCATGGACACAGCCAGCCTTGGCATCGAAGCCCAGTCTGAGTCCCTCAGGCAATGACAGGCTGGGGACACCCAGAAATCGCACCACTCTCACCTGTGAAACCTATCATTTCTGAGATTTTAATAGTTCCCTTAAGCTCTTAGGGCCGAGAGAAGGACCTATGGTTCAAGAATCCAGGCCTTTGAAGTGTCTGACATCCTACCATAGTTTATTCACAGGATCCAAGACCCAAAGATTCTTCAAAGGGCAACTGATCCAAACCCTTGCACACCAGCCCCCACCCTGTCACTTTGACGCTTGAATTTCCTCCCACACAACACTGCCCATGTACACTTGAACCCCGCCAGCGAAGGGCATTGCTTTCCTCACTAGACAGTTTTTCATCATCCATCCTTATACTGCTCCGAAATCTTGCCTCGCCAAGATTCCCACGCCCGCTTTCTGTCCTGCCCTTTGGAACCAGGCAGAGCAAGTTTATCTCCTCATCTACAGACCAACCAGCCTGTCAGAGGAGCCGTGTTCACCTGTTCTTTAGGTCATTTCCCCAGGATGTAGTTTCTAGCCCCACCGTCTGTCAAAGGGCAGGCCCCCAATGGAACTCCCAGTGGGGCTTCATCAGCTCAGAGGAGAAAACAGGGCTCTCATCTCCTTTGACCTGCAAGTCATACTCCTTGTAATATGGCCTGGGAACGCTCCACTTCCGGAGCGGCCCTTCTCAGTGCTCACTCCCACTTCATCCTCCACCCTCGTCCCTTCCTTTGCTTGGGACCAATAGCATGGCCTCCCATGTAGCCCCACTCTGTTGGGGCATGCTTGCCATTTGTTCCCATTGCCACCTCCTGGGTCCCGTTTCTGTCTCCTGCCTTCCCAGGCAAGTTGGCGTCAGCCTGCACCTCCAGGGAACCTTCCCCCAGTTCTAGGCTGCTGAGAAGGATGCTGGGCAGGATAAAGGCACAAACAAGGACCCACTGGGTCCCTGGACACCTCACTCCCACCAGCCTCAGATAGGCTTTCAAGCCTTGCTTTCCAGAAGGGTCCTTCTGAAGGTGGACTCAGGGACAGAGGTCACACATCTGGCCAAGTCCAAGTCCACACCAGGTGTCTCTGCCCTGCAGCCACGTTATGACATTTTGTTTCTCCGCCTGTCCTTCCCCTTGGGATCTCTTTGCGGCAGCCACCCCATCCTCACCCCCTATCCGCGCCCCACGTGGCCCTTCTTGATTGTCCTCTCCCATCTGGAACATTCGTCACAGCCAGTGGCCCAGTTCCTAGCCTCTGGCATTTGCCTGCTTCAGTTTCCCAGCATCGGGGACCCCGGGTAGCTCTGGTGAACTCGATCCCAGCAAAGGACACCTCAAAACAGACCCAGTCCCCTCCTTGGTTGGCTGCAGCCCCTttccagcccctctgccccctgcGCCAACGCGACCTGCTGGCTTCTGCACAGAGCGGGTCCAAGTGTGTGTGTTGTTGGCCGCAAGCAGAGCCAATAACCTGGATGATCTAGCTTCTCCTGCAGTCTCCTCCCTCCCCGGGTTTATCCCAGGGCCAGAAGGAGGCTCTCCCTCCGGGAGCTCCCAGGGCAGCCCttagagggggagggggaggggagggcagtccGCCTGCCAGCGCTCGTCCTCACCCTGAACCTGGCCCTCCCCTGCAGCTTGGGGAAGACTCTGACTACGATAAGCTGAGCGACATGGTGAAGTACCTCGACCTGGAGCTCCACTTTGGCACCCAGAAACCTGCAAGTGAGTGGCCTGAGGGCCCTGGGGGAACCCAGATACCAGGTCCTCTGCGGTGTCCCAGGGCTTGGGTCCCCGAGGTCTGCATGGACTGCCCTTGACTTACCGTGTTCCTGAGTTATTTAACTTCTTAGAGCCTCGGTTTTCCCACCCCAAAATGGAGCTAATACTAGCTGGCATTGGCTGCACGCTTGCCAAATGCCAGAGATCCTTGTTTCTCAGTCAGTCCATGACAGCCCTATAAAGCGGGCACTGTGAGTGTCCAGCCTCCtgcagaggaagcacagagaggctaGGCAATTTGCTCAGTCACACGACCAGAATAAGGTGGACGGAATAAAGCAGATACCCTTCCAGTCTCTCCCCTTGACCCTTTCTGAGTATCTCTCTGTGGTTGTTGGGGGGCGGTGCCCAGGCAGCCAGGGATAGATGGAGGAGAAAGGCCATTGTCCATCCAGAAAACTTCTTCGGGGTCCAGAGGTGGTTGGTTCTCCTTTCGGGGCAGCTCAGAGAAGAGAGGACAGGGACGGACACACGCACACGCCGCACACAGTGTGGGAGCCTGGACCCCAGACTCCATGAGTAGGAGGCTGAGGAGTGAGGGGAGTTTGGACACCTGGAGCTGACTCAGTCGCGTCCATGGGCAGGGGGCCCTGGCCACACACCCCTCCtaggccagcaccacagccatagcctaGCCTCCCCTCATTAAACCATCAGTTTTCCTTCCAGAGCCGGTGCCCGGGCCTGAACCCTTCAGGAAGAAGGAGGTTGTGGAGATCCTTTCCCACAAGAAGGCCTACAACACCTGTGAGGGGCTGGGGATGTCCAGGGGTTGTGGGGGGCAGGACGCGACCCTTCCTGTGGGTGGCAGAGCCTCGGATCCACCCTGGTGGTTGATGGCGATTaggccttgggaacctccaacaCCCAGCCAGGCCAGGCCCACGTGCAGGGCTTGGCTCCACCCCCAGTCCCAGCCCTCGTGCTGTAATTGGCTCCGCAGTTCTGGCCCCGCCTCCGGCCGCATCCTCTATTCACCCCCTCTCAGGACTCCTCCTAGTTCCCCGGCCCCGCCTCCGCAGGCCCCACTCCGTTCTAGGTCTGTGGCTTCCAGAACCTTTCCCTCGCCCTTTAATTGGCCGCAGGGAGGACCCTCTCCACCTCCGGGCTGGCTCCTGCCCCGCCCCGGTTCCTTGCCACCCCAGGCCGCGTCTCCACCCTACGGTAGCCAGGCTGGACCTCGAAGCCACGCCCCCTCTCCGCCCGGGCCCCGCCCCGGCTCACCctcgccaccccccacccccccgcagcCATCCTGCTGGCGCATCTGAAGCTGAGCCCCGCGGAGCTGCGGCAGGTGCTCATGAGCATGGAGCCCCGGCGCCTGGAGCCCGCGCACTTGGCGCAGCTGCTGCTCTTCGCGCCCGACGCCGACGAAGAGCAACGCTACCAGGCCTTCCGCGAGGCGCCCGGCCGCCTCAGCGAGCCGGACCAGTTCGTCCTGCAGGTGCTGCGGCCGTGACCCCTGCGCGGGGTCGGGGACCGCTGACCCCCGGCCTCGGCCTCCTCTTTCAGGCTCTCGCTTCGTGCGTGGGTCTAGCTCTCCTCCCGCCACCGCGCTCACACCTGAGTCCCGGTTTTACACCTTTAACGGCCGATTCTCACTCGAGGTCCGAGGTAGACAGGATGAGGGTGCCCCCTAGAGGTTGtgcttctttttcctgagggaatACCGGGCAGCCCACTGACCCCTACCCGCGGCTGCCCTGGGGCAGTGGGTCTCCCGGCGGGATGGGTGAATCCCGGCTCTGCCTTTGTGGCAGATGCTCTCGGTTCCCGAATACAAGACCCGCCTGCGCAGCCTCCACTTCCAGGCCACCCTGCAGGAGAAGACGGAAGAGATCCGGGGCAGCCTGGAATGCTTGCGGCAGGCCTCCCTCGAGCTCAAGAACAGCCGGAAGCTCGCCAAGATCCTGGAGGTCAGGGCCACTCTACCTGCCCCTCTGTCCCCTGGGGCTTCCAGCCTGGAAGCCCATCCTGAGAGTGGGGTAGGACCTGGAAGGGACCTGTCCACTTTTCTCTCCACAGTTTGTGTTGGCCATGGGCAACTATCTCAACGATGGGCAGCCCAAAACCAACAAGACCACGGGCTTCAAGATCAACTTCCTGACGGAGGTGAGGGGGCCAGTGGGGCAGTAATCGGTTCCTTTGTTCCACCACTGAGGCCCTTCCCCCAGGAGGAAGAGCTGGCTGCCCGCAGACCAGGATATAACAGAAGCAAAGTGTGGGTATTGAGGGGTTAGGGGGGCAAGATGACTTCTCCAAGCCAAGCCTCAAGATCTGGGAACatggagtggtgggggagggggagggcaggcaggggagGCTCCAGCAGGAAGGGGAGAGTCCCAGCTGCTAGGTACCTTCTGTGCCCTCAGCACCAGCACTACTGTCAGGCCAGTCCTACCCCAGGAAGGT
It encodes the following:
- the GRID2IP gene encoding LOW QUALITY PROTEIN: delphilin (The sequence of the model RefSeq protein was modified relative to this genomic sequence to represent the inferred CDS: inserted 2 bases in 1 codon) produces the protein MATTAMPATNQGWPEDFGFRLGGSGPCFVLEVAEGSSAHAGGLRPGDQILEIEGLAVGGLSRERLVRLARRCPRVPPSLGVLPGPDSCPGAVSGCGPPTTACRALRSGRGLSLGRELLRLAGRKRPDAVHRERRRKAQDFSRKVDEILGDQPAAKEQVFTALKQFAAEQRVDTLVWALTLALPPEACGPLLENLRIFIPKKHRARFDEVVSQGLLGKLCRARRAQGAQRLRRSRSEERPERLLVSTRASAAPRRPDEPPPRKAASLPGGRPGPGGARRTVRVYKGNKSFGFTLRGHGPVWIESVLPGSPADNASLKSGDRILFLNGLDMRNCSHDKVVSMLQGSGAMPTLVVEEGLVPFASDSDSMDSPNPSSALTSLQWVAEILPSSIRVQGRTFSQQLEHLLTPPERYGVCRALESFFQHRTIDTLIVDVYPVLDTPAKQVLWQFIYQLLTYEEQELCQEKIACFLGYTAMTAEPEPELDLEPEPEPVPEPQPRSSLRASSMCRRSLRSQGLEASLGCGPSDCPDMPLPLIPGERQAGDGTSLPETPNPKMMSAVYAELESRLSSSFKGKMGTTSRSRASPPVPSTAGTAGPRNLSSVSWPSEQLLPSPCYYPLCSEGLASPSSSESHPYASLDSSRAPSPQPGPGPVCSDSPPSPDPGRPPSRRKLFTFSRPVRSRDTDRFLDALSEQLGPRVTIVDDFLSPENDYEEMSFHDDQGSFVTNERSSASECISSSEEGSSLTYSSISDHIPPPPLSXPTPPPLPFHDPKPSSRTPDGPRGPAPTLAKPLTQLSHPVPPPPPPPLPPPVPCAPPMLSRGLGHRRSETSHMSVKRLRWEQVENSEGTIWGQLGEDSDYDKLSDMVKYLDLELHFGTQKPAKPVPGPEPFRKKEVVEILSHKKAYNTSILLAHLKLSPAELRQVLMSMEPRRLEPAHLAQLLLFAPDADEEQRYQAFREAPGRLSEPDQFVLQMLSVPEYKTRLRSLHFQATLQEKTEEIRGSLECLRQASLELKNSRKLAKILEFVLAMGNYLNDGQPKTNKTTGFKINFLTELNSTKTVDGKSTFLHILAKSLSQHFPELLGFAQDLPTVPLAAKVNQRALTSDLADLHGTIGEIQAACQSMSPSSEDKFAVVMASFLETAQPVLRALDGLQHEAMEELGKALAFFGEDSKATTSEAFFGIFAEFMSKFERALSDLQAGEGMRSSGMVSPLAW